Proteins encoded in a region of the Rhizobium sp. CC-YZS058 genome:
- a CDS encoding DUF459 domain-containing protein → MMHRLFRRSVVRALALLLVVLLAVPFAATLPPVAPVEAQERRSIVDFFFGRPRARDPVYETYGDGDSFAPAPRRAPAKPRVKRTKAKPAAAPAPAAEPVVVEKRPDAKTVLVVGDFIAGGLASGLAQAFAETPGIKVEDRSEVSSGLVREDYFDWPDMLPAFADDVKPALIVISLGANDRQQINLAGSREKFRSEAWTSAYTDRVKAFAEQARGRGVPLLWVGMPSFQSASMSADMVVLNGIYRAEAEKAGGQFIDIWDGFVDEDGKFITTGSDVNGQQVRLRGADGINLTAAGKRKMAFYVEKDIRRLLGENAGAEGGIPAASGMKDLLVSAPTSDSILRTPPISLTDPELDGAAGLLNPQAIGKGNGLSLRDRLIEKGDVAAAPAGRVDDFRLAKPSTVISNPVMRN, encoded by the coding sequence ATGATGCACCGCCTGTTCCGCCGCTCCGTTGTCCGCGCACTCGCCCTGCTGCTCGTCGTGCTGCTGGCCGTCCCCTTTGCCGCCACGCTTCCTCCCGTCGCGCCGGTGGAGGCGCAGGAGCGACGCAGCATCGTCGATTTCTTCTTCGGCCGGCCCCGGGCGCGCGATCCCGTTTATGAAACCTACGGCGATGGCGACAGCTTTGCTCCTGCCCCGCGCCGAGCGCCAGCCAAGCCGCGCGTCAAGCGCACCAAGGCCAAGCCAGCCGCAGCCCCCGCGCCGGCGGCCGAGCCGGTGGTGGTCGAGAAGCGACCAGATGCCAAGACCGTGCTCGTCGTCGGCGATTTCATCGCCGGCGGTCTGGCCAGCGGCTTGGCGCAGGCCTTTGCCGAAACACCCGGCATCAAGGTGGAAGACCGCAGCGAAGTGTCGTCCGGCCTCGTGCGCGAGGATTATTTCGACTGGCCGGACATGCTGCCCGCCTTCGCGGACGATGTGAAGCCGGCGCTGATAGTCATCAGCCTCGGGGCGAACGACCGGCAGCAGATCAATCTTGCCGGCAGCCGCGAGAAGTTCCGCAGCGAGGCCTGGACCAGTGCCTATACCGACCGGGTCAAGGCGTTCGCCGAGCAGGCACGCGGGCGTGGCGTGCCGCTGCTCTGGGTCGGCATGCCCTCCTTCCAGTCCGCCTCCATGAGCGCGGATATGGTGGTGCTGAACGGCATCTACCGGGCGGAAGCCGAAAAGGCCGGCGGCCAGTTCATCGATATCTGGGATGGCTTCGTCGATGAGGACGGCAAGTTCATCACCACCGGGTCGGACGTGAACGGACAGCAGGTGCGCCTGCGCGGCGCAGACGGCATCAACCTGACGGCCGCCGGCAAGCGCAAGATGGCCTTTTATGTCGAGAAGGATATTCGCCGGCTGCTCGGGGAAAATGCCGGCGCCGAGGGGGGCATTCCGGCTGCGAGCGGCATGAAGGATCTTCTCGTCTCGGCGCCGACCAGCGACAGCATTCTGCGCACGCCGCCGATCAGTCTCACAGACCCGGAACTCGACGGCGCCGCCGGCCTTCTCAATCCGCAGGCGATCGGCAAGGGCAACGGCCTCAGCCTGCGTGACCGACTGATCGAGAAAGGCGACGTCGCCGCGGCGCCGGCCGGGCGTGTCGACGACTTCCGTCTCGCCAAGCCGAGCACGGTGATCAGCAATCCGGTCATGCGGAACTGA
- a CDS encoding polysaccharide pyruvyl transferase family protein → MASSLSDIVSSSAPIPLSWVTPPAGEDYLNLGDALSPVIVAMMARRGVVHRPSKSKGTRLAAVGTIGHMMAGGHVHLWGTGTSPHLNPGDARDQKVAYRRPAGTELTFHATRGPFSRRVLGGDMSGPAVYGDPLWLLPRFHPAPSEKTAELGVILHLAELSERSFDARAKDANGRHSIDPADRGRIRMLNTVTPVSIAALRTRLDEILACKRIVSTSLHGMVFAESYGIPCLYFSPRAKKSGLGRIDLSDESGVIDLRFVDLYRGLGKTHLDVWYQPRGEKTDWGAVIDAIDRVWEPKPFNAEPLIEAFPLPLDMMIPAAGASAFDDPLIAGLPTRRRQMPILSSLEAMAAKFLKRR, encoded by the coding sequence TTGGCTTCTTCGCTTTCCGATATCGTCTCCTCCTCGGCGCCGATCCCGCTTTCCTGGGTCACCCCGCCGGCGGGGGAGGACTATCTCAATCTCGGTGATGCCCTCTCGCCGGTCATCGTTGCGATGATGGCGCGTCGCGGCGTCGTGCATCGGCCGAGCAAGTCGAAGGGAACACGGCTGGCGGCCGTCGGCACCATCGGCCACATGATGGCAGGCGGCCATGTGCATCTCTGGGGAACGGGAACGTCGCCCCATCTCAATCCGGGGGACGCCCGCGACCAGAAAGTGGCCTATCGCCGCCCGGCCGGCACCGAACTGACCTTTCACGCCACGCGCGGGCCGTTCAGCCGCCGCGTGCTCGGCGGCGATATGTCGGGCCCGGCCGTCTACGGCGATCCGCTCTGGCTGCTGCCGCGCTTTCATCCGGCGCCGAGCGAGAAGACCGCCGAGCTCGGCGTCATCCTGCATCTGGCCGAGCTTTCCGAGCGCAGCTTCGACGCGCGGGCAAAGGATGCGAACGGCCGCCACAGCATCGACCCGGCCGACCGCGGCCGGATCCGCATGCTCAACACGGTGACACCGGTCTCGATCGCAGCATTGCGAACGCGCCTGGATGAGATCCTTGCCTGCAAGCGGATCGTTTCGACCAGCTTGCACGGAATGGTCTTCGCCGAGAGCTATGGCATTCCCTGCCTCTATTTTTCGCCGCGGGCCAAGAAGTCCGGTCTCGGCCGCATCGATCTTTCCGATGAAAGCGGCGTGATCGACCTGCGCTTCGTCGACCTTTATCGCGGGCTTGGGAAAACCCATCTCGATGTCTGGTACCAGCCGCGCGGCGAGAAGACCGATTGGGGCGCGGTCATCGACGCCATCGACCGGGTCTGGGAGCCGAAGCCGTTCAATGCAGAGCCGTTGATCGAAGCCTTCCCTCTTCCGCTCGACATGATGATCCCGGCCGCCGGCGCGAGCGCCTTCGACGATCCGCTGATCGCCGGCCTGCCGACACGACGACGGCAGATGCCGATCCTCTCCTCGCTCGAGGCGATGGCGGCGAAGTTTCTCAAACGGCGGTAA
- a CDS encoding glutamate synthase subunit beta, which yields MGKVTGFMEIDRQLAKYQPASDRIRHFREFVIPMSDAEIQKQAARCMDCGIPFCHGPTGCPVHNQIPDWNDLVYSGNWEEAIRNLHSTNNFPEFTGRICPAPCEEACTLNLEDAPVTIKTVEQAIADKAYEMGYIVPKPAVTKTGKSIGIIGSGPAGMAAAQQLARAGHAVAVYERESKPGGLLRYGIPDFKMEKNFIDRRVEQMRGEGVVFHCGVHVGVDRTMDSLMEEHDAVLYCGGSETPRDAGIPGVEFFGVHDAMPYLVQQNRRVGRENIDSVGWPSDPILAGGKHVVVVGGGDTASDCVGTAFRQGAVKVTQLDIRPQPPEKEDKLAVWPFWATKMRTSSSQAEGAVREFQVATLEFVGEDGALTGVKCCQVDERRKPIAGTEFVIKADLAFIAIGFRGPATDGVLKDLGDRLAINTDKRGSSNVIANDSDYRTSMDKLWAAGDVRRGQSLVVWAIREGRQAARAIDEALMGSTVLPR from the coding sequence ATGGGCAAGGTAACGGGTTTCATGGAGATCGACCGGCAGCTGGCCAAGTACCAGCCGGCCTCGGATCGCATTCGTCATTTCCGCGAATTCGTCATTCCGATGTCGGACGCCGAGATCCAGAAGCAGGCTGCGCGCTGCATGGATTGCGGCATCCCCTTCTGCCATGGTCCGACCGGCTGTCCGGTCCACAACCAGATCCCGGACTGGAACGACCTCGTTTACAGCGGCAACTGGGAAGAGGCGATTCGCAACCTGCATTCGACCAACAACTTCCCGGAGTTCACGGGCCGCATCTGCCCCGCGCCCTGCGAGGAAGCCTGCACGCTCAACCTCGAAGATGCGCCGGTCACCATCAAGACCGTCGAGCAGGCAATCGCCGACAAGGCCTATGAGATGGGCTATATCGTGCCGAAGCCGGCCGTGACCAAGACCGGCAAGTCGATCGGCATCATCGGGTCCGGCCCGGCCGGCATGGCTGCCGCCCAGCAGCTTGCCCGCGCCGGCCACGCGGTCGCCGTCTATGAGCGCGAAAGCAAGCCCGGCGGCCTGCTGCGCTACGGCATTCCAGACTTCAAGATGGAGAAGAACTTCATCGATCGCCGTGTCGAGCAGATGCGCGGCGAAGGCGTTGTCTTCCATTGCGGCGTTCATGTCGGCGTCGACCGCACGATGGACAGCCTGATGGAAGAGCATGACGCCGTGCTCTATTGCGGCGGCTCGGAAACCCCGCGGGATGCCGGCATTCCGGGCGTCGAGTTCTTCGGCGTCCACGATGCCATGCCCTACCTCGTCCAGCAGAATCGCCGGGTCGGCCGCGAAAACATCGACAGCGTCGGCTGGCCGTCCGATCCGATCCTGGCCGGTGGCAAGCATGTCGTGGTCGTCGGCGGCGGCGATACGGCGTCCGACTGCGTCGGCACCGCCTTCCGCCAGGGTGCCGTCAAGGTCACCCAGCTCGACATCCGTCCCCAGCCGCCGGAAAAGGAAGACAAGCTGGCCGTCTGGCCCTTCTGGGCCACCAAGATGCGGACCTCCTCCTCGCAGGCCGAAGGCGCCGTGCGGGAGTTCCAGGTCGCCACGCTCGAATTCGTCGGGGAAGACGGGGCGCTGACCGGCGTCAAGTGCTGCCAGGTCGATGAGCGCCGCAAGCCGATCGCCGGCACCGAATTCGTCATCAAGGCGGATCTCGCCTTCATCGCCATCGGCTTCCGCGGCCCGGCAACGGATGGCGTGCTGAAGGATCTGGGCGACCGTCTGGCCATCAACACCGACAAGCGCGGGTCGAGCAATGTGATCGCCAATGACAGCGATTACCGCACCTCAATGGACAAGCTCTGGGCAGCCGGTGACGTGCGCCGCGGCCAGTCGCTGGTCGTCTGGGCGATCCGCGAAGGCCGTCAGGCCGCGCGTGCCATCGACGAGGCGCTGATGGGCTCGACCGTCCTTCCGCGCTGA
- a CDS encoding SDR family oxidoreductase, producing the protein MSNISKVVVITGAGRGMGRATALMLAARGASVVLGGRRNEALAAVAGEIGAAGGRAVYRATDVTSRASVEDLVAEGCRAFGRVDVIVNNAGIAPLSRFDALRVDEWDAMIDVNLRGVLHGIAAVLPIFARQQSGHVITIVSTAGLRIVPTMGVYAATKNAVRTVMEALRQEAGPHLRVTEISPGMTQSDFLTSITDATLRREMESQAASLAMPAEAVARAVCFAIEQPAEVEIGSLVIRPTAQG; encoded by the coding sequence ATGTCCAACATCTCAAAGGTTGTCGTCATCACCGGTGCAGGCCGCGGCATGGGCCGCGCCACCGCGCTGATGCTCGCTGCGCGCGGTGCGTCCGTCGTTCTCGGCGGGAGACGCAACGAAGCGCTCGCTGCGGTTGCCGGAGAGATCGGCGCTGCCGGCGGGCGCGCCGTCTACCGCGCAACCGATGTTACCTCGCGGGCTTCTGTGGAGGATCTGGTCGCGGAGGGCTGCCGGGCCTTCGGGCGCGTGGATGTCATCGTCAACAATGCCGGCATCGCGCCGCTCTCGCGTTTCGATGCCCTGCGCGTCGACGAGTGGGATGCGATGATCGATGTCAATCTGCGCGGCGTGTTGCACGGCATCGCCGCCGTCTTGCCGATCTTCGCCCGCCAGCAAAGCGGCCATGTGATCACGATCGTCTCGACGGCCGGGCTGCGCATCGTGCCGACCATGGGGGTCTACGCCGCGACGAAGAACGCCGTCCGCACGGTCATGGAAGCCCTCCGACAGGAGGCCGGGCCTCATCTGCGTGTCACCGAAATCTCGCCGGGCATGACCCAGAGCGACTTCCTGACATCGATCACCGATGCAACGCTGCGCCGCGAGATGGAAAGCCAGGCGGCCTCGCTCGCCATGCCGGCCGAGGCTGTCGCCCGCGCCGTCTGCTTTGCGATCGAGCAGCCGGCCGAGGTCGAGATCGGCAGCCTCGTCATCCGGCCAACCGCTCAAGGGTAA
- a CDS encoding AraC family transcriptional regulator has protein sequence MMSSQSSRSGGDPLSAVLLTLGIRVGGQNRLEAAGAWGLAFPHRPRFKIVACLKGACWITLPEQAPIGLTDGDVVLLGDSAYGIAGAPDAPLQDGDPFFTDPSVSLVRLNGEDTILLGVSIGFAQEGIERLTQALPRFLKIRAGAPAAEAVGRILGLLEQEAGREAMGTALVSARLAEVLFVEALRAAVHDPDGRVQGWIAALADPQIGAALALMHADPARRWSVAALAREVGMSRSAFAARFQGRVGQPPLAYLTQWRLALARKLLEQPGSTVAAVSAEVGYESPSAFSHAFKRAFHHSPRVTPPSR, from the coding sequence ATGATGTCGTCGCAATCGTCCAGGTCTGGCGGTGATCCGCTCTCTGCCGTGCTGCTGACGCTCGGAATCCGGGTCGGTGGACAGAACCGCCTGGAGGCAGCCGGCGCGTGGGGGCTCGCCTTTCCGCATCGCCCCCGCTTCAAGATCGTCGCGTGCCTCAAGGGCGCGTGCTGGATCACTCTGCCGGAGCAAGCCCCGATCGGCCTGACGGACGGCGACGTCGTCCTGCTCGGTGACAGTGCCTATGGCATTGCCGGCGCGCCGGATGCCCCGCTTCAGGACGGCGACCCGTTTTTCACCGATCCATCGGTCAGCCTCGTCCGGCTGAATGGCGAGGACACAATTCTTCTCGGGGTAAGCATCGGCTTTGCGCAGGAGGGGATCGAGCGCCTGACCCAGGCGCTGCCCCGCTTTCTGAAGATCAGGGCCGGCGCTCCGGCGGCAGAGGCGGTCGGCCGTATCCTCGGCCTGCTCGAGCAGGAGGCCGGGCGCGAGGCCATGGGAACCGCGCTTGTTTCCGCCCGGCTGGCCGAAGTGCTCTTCGTCGAGGCGCTGCGCGCCGCCGTTCATGATCCGGACGGACGGGTCCAGGGGTGGATTGCCGCGCTTGCCGATCCGCAGATCGGCGCAGCGCTCGCCCTGATGCACGCCGATCCCGCCCGCCGCTGGAGCGTTGCGGCTTTGGCGCGCGAGGTCGGCATGTCGCGCTCGGCCTTTGCCGCCCGGTTTCAGGGGCGTGTCGGGCAGCCGCCGCTCGCTTACCTCACCCAGTGGCGGCTTGCCCTTGCCCGCAAGCTGCTGGAGCAGCCAGGATCGACGGTCGCCGCCGTCTCGGCCGAGGTCGGCTACGAGTCGCCGAGCGCCTTCAGCCACGCCTTTAAGCGCGCCTTCCACCACAGCCCGCGCGTGACGCCGCCCAGCCGATAG
- the gltB gene encoding glutamate synthase large subunit yields MTQTTPSFDAGLSADTATRAVATATIPAGIPAKQGLYDPRNEHDACGVGFVAHMKGVKSHQIVRDGLFILENLTHRGAVGADPLMGDGAGILVQIPDRFFREEMAAQGVILPKAGEYAVGYLFMPQDEAQVAHFKQVIADVVAEEGQVLLGFRDVPVDNASLSKAPHIAATEPRHVQVFIGTGRDAATNAEFERRLFTLRKVISNRIYDAFKGAETGFYPVSLSSKTIIYKGMFLAYQVGAYYKDLADPRFESAVALVHQRFSTNTFPSWKLAHPYRMVAHNGEINTLRSNVNWMAARQASVSSPLFGDDISKLWPISYEGQSDTACFDNALEFLVQGGYSLAHAVMMLIPEAWAGNQLMSPERKAFYEYHAALMEPWDGPAAVCFTDGRQIGATLDRNGLRPARYLVTDDDRVILASEAGTLPVPEEKIVKKWRLQPGKMLLIDMEEGRIISDEEVKSSLAGKHPYRQWLDNTQLILEELKPVEPRALRRDVSLLDRQQAYGYTLEDTKILMSPMATTGQEAIGSMGTDTPISAMSSKAKLLYTYFKQNFAQVTNPPIDPIREELVMSLVSFIGPRPNILDHVGASHAKRLEVRQPILTNGDLEKIRSIGHTEDRFDTKTLDFTYDVARGAEGMPEILDRLCERAEAAVKGGYNIIVLSDRQMGPDRIAIPALLATAAVHHHLIRKGLRTSVGLVVESGEPREVHHFALLAGYGAEAINPYLAFDTLIDMHKRGEFPKEVSEDEVVYRYIKAVGKGILKVMSKMGISTYQSYCGGQIFDAVGLSSEFVARYFFGTATQIEGVGLKEIAEETFLRHQAAFGPDPVLTNTLDVGGEYAYRIRGEGHAWSPDSIASLQHAVRGKADDRYREFAAMVNGDALRMNTIRGLFKIRGAEALGRTPIPISEVEPAAAIVKRFSTGAMSFGSISREAHTTLAIAMNRIGGKSNTGEGGEESDRYFPLHDGSPNPERSAIKQVASGRFGVTTEYLVNADMLQIKVAQGAKPGEGGQLPGHKVDATVAKTRHSTPGVGLISPPPHHDIYSIEDLAQLIYDLKNVNPDADVSVKLVSEVGVGTVAAGVAKARADHITVSGYDGGTGASPLTSLKHAGSPWEIGLAETHQTLVLNGLRSRVALQVDGGLKTGRDVVIGALLGADEFGFSTAPLIAAGCIMMRKCHLNTCPVGVATQDPVLRKRFKGTPEHVVNYFFFVAEEVREILASLGVASFDEIIGASELLEKDALISHWKANGLDFTNIFYKVEAPKEATYWTERQKHPIDDILDRRLIEQAMPALEHKQPVKIETAIKNVDRSAGAMLSGQVAKRHRHKGLKDDTIHVTLTGTAGQSFGAFLARGVTFDLIGDGNDYVGKGLSGGRIIVRPPENSRIVAAQSIIVGNTVLYGAISGECYFNGVAGERFAVRNSGAIAVVEGVGDHGCEYMTGGVVVVLGQTGRNFAAGMSGGVAYVLDESSDFPQRCNMAMVELQPVPEEDDMLEKLHHHGGDLMHKGMVDVSGDMTRHDEERLVQLISNHLHYTGSPRAKEILDNWAEFRPKFRKVMPVEYRRALEDMERMKMAEAAE; encoded by the coding sequence ATGACGCAGACCACGCCATCTTTCGACGCCGGCCTTTCGGCCGACACGGCAACGCGCGCCGTGGCGACGGCGACCATTCCTGCGGGCATTCCGGCCAAACAGGGTCTTTACGATCCGCGCAACGAGCATGATGCCTGCGGCGTCGGCTTCGTCGCCCATATGAAGGGCGTCAAGTCGCACCAGATCGTGCGCGACGGCCTGTTCATCCTGGAAAACCTCACCCATCGCGGCGCCGTCGGCGCGGATCCGCTGATGGGCGATGGCGCCGGCATTCTGGTCCAAATTCCCGACCGCTTCTTCCGCGAGGAAATGGCCGCGCAGGGTGTGATCCTGCCCAAGGCCGGCGAATATGCCGTCGGCTATCTCTTCATGCCGCAGGACGAGGCGCAGGTCGCACATTTCAAGCAGGTGATCGCCGATGTCGTGGCCGAGGAAGGCCAGGTCCTGCTCGGCTTCCGTGACGTGCCGGTCGACAATGCCTCGCTCTCCAAGGCGCCGCACATTGCCGCCACCGAGCCGCGCCATGTCCAGGTCTTTATTGGTACCGGCCGCGATGCGGCGACCAATGCCGAGTTCGAGCGCCGGCTCTTCACCCTTCGCAAGGTGATTTCCAACCGCATCTATGATGCCTTCAAGGGCGCGGAGACCGGTTTCTACCCGGTTTCCCTCTCGTCCAAGACCATCATCTACAAGGGCATGTTCCTGGCCTATCAGGTTGGGGCCTATTACAAGGATCTCGCCGATCCGCGCTTCGAAAGCGCGGTCGCGCTCGTGCACCAGCGCTTCTCGACCAACACCTTCCCTTCCTGGAAGCTCGCCCACCCCTACCGCATGGTGGCGCACAACGGCGAAATCAACACGCTGCGCTCCAACGTCAACTGGATGGCGGCGCGCCAGGCCTCCGTTTCCTCGCCGCTGTTCGGCGACGATATTTCCAAGCTCTGGCCGATTTCCTACGAAGGCCAGTCCGATACCGCCTGCTTCGACAATGCGCTCGAGTTTCTGGTCCAGGGCGGCTATTCGCTCGCCCATGCGGTGATGATGCTGATCCCCGAGGCCTGGGCCGGCAACCAGCTGATGAGCCCGGAACGCAAGGCGTTCTATGAGTACCATGCCGCTCTCATGGAGCCGTGGGACGGGCCGGCGGCTGTCTGCTTCACCGATGGCCGCCAGATCGGCGCCACGCTCGACCGCAACGGTCTGCGCCCGGCCCGCTATCTCGTCACCGACGACGACCGGGTCATCCTCGCCTCGGAGGCCGGCACGCTGCCGGTGCCTGAGGAAAAGATCGTCAAGAAGTGGCGCCTGCAGCCCGGCAAGATGCTGCTGATCGACATGGAAGAAGGCCGGATCATCTCCGACGAGGAGGTCAAGTCGTCGCTTGCCGGCAAGCACCCCTATCGCCAGTGGCTCGACAACACCCAGCTCATCCTCGAAGAGCTGAAGCCGGTGGAGCCGCGCGCGCTGCGCCGTGATGTGTCCCTGCTCGACCGCCAGCAGGCCTATGGCTACACGCTGGAAGACACGAAGATCCTGATGTCGCCGATGGCCACCACCGGCCAGGAAGCGATCGGCTCCATGGGCACCGACACGCCGATCTCGGCCATGTCGTCCAAGGCGAAGCTGCTCTACACCTATTTCAAGCAGAACTTCGCCCAGGTCACCAACCCGCCGATCGACCCGATCCGCGAGGAGCTGGTGATGAGCCTCGTCTCCTTCATCGGGCCGCGGCCGAACATTCTCGATCATGTCGGCGCCTCGCATGCCAAGCGGCTCGAGGTGCGACAGCCGATCCTGACCAATGGCGATCTCGAAAAGATCCGCTCCATTGGGCATACGGAAGACCGCTTCGACACCAAGACGCTCGACTTCACCTATGACGTGGCGCGCGGTGCCGAAGGCATGCCGGAAATCCTCGATCGTCTCTGCGAGCGTGCGGAGGCTGCGGTCAAGGGCGGCTACAACATCATCGTGCTCTCCGACCGGCAGATGGGCCCGGACCGCATCGCCATTCCCGCGCTTCTCGCCACCGCTGCCGTTCACCATCACCTGATCCGCAAGGGCCTGCGCACCTCGGTCGGTCTCGTGGTCGAATCGGGCGAACCGCGCGAGGTGCATCACTTCGCGCTGCTGGCCGGCTATGGCGCGGAGGCGATCAACCCCTATCTCGCTTTCGACACGCTGATCGACATGCACAAGCGCGGCGAGTTCCCGAAGGAGGTCTCGGAGGACGAGGTCGTCTACCGCTACATCAAGGCGGTCGGGAAGGGCATTCTCAAGGTCATGTCCAAGATGGGCATTTCCACCTACCAGTCCTATTGCGGCGGCCAGATCTTCGACGCCGTCGGCCTGTCCAGCGAGTTCGTCGCCCGCTATTTCTTCGGCACCGCCACGCAGATCGAAGGTGTGGGCCTCAAGGAGATCGCGGAGGAAACCTTCCTGCGCCATCAGGCAGCCTTCGGGCCGGATCCGGTCTTGACCAACACGCTCGATGTCGGCGGCGAATATGCCTACCGCATCCGCGGCGAAGGCCATGCCTGGTCGCCTGACTCGATCGCCTCGCTGCAGCATGCCGTCCGCGGCAAGGCCGATGACCGCTACCGCGAATTCGCCGCCATGGTGAATGGCGATGCGCTGCGCATGAACACGATCCGCGGTCTCTTCAAGATCCGCGGCGCCGAGGCGCTCGGCCGCACGCCGATTCCGATCTCGGAGGTCGAGCCGGCGGCAGCGATCGTCAAGCGCTTCTCGACCGGCGCCATGTCCTTCGGCTCCATCTCGCGCGAGGCGCACACCACGCTCGCCATCGCCATGAACCGGATCGGCGGCAAGTCGAACACCGGCGAAGGCGGCGAGGAGAGCGATCGCTACTTCCCGCTCCACGATGGCTCGCCCAATCCCGAGCGTTCGGCGATCAAGCAGGTGGCCTCGGGCCGCTTCGGCGTCACGACGGAATATCTCGTCAATGCCGATATGCTGCAGATCAAGGTGGCGCAGGGTGCCAAGCCCGGCGAAGGCGGCCAGTTGCCCGGCCACAAGGTCGATGCGACGGTGGCCAAGACCCGGCATTCCACGCCCGGCGTCGGCCTCATCTCGCCACCGCCGCACCATGACATCTATTCGATCGAGGATCTGGCCCAGCTGATCTACGATCTGAAGAACGTCAACCCGGACGCCGATGTCTCGGTCAAGCTCGTCTCGGAAGTCGGTGTCGGCACGGTCGCGGCCGGCGTTGCCAAGGCGCGCGCCGACCATATCACCGTCTCCGGCTATGACGGCGGAACCGGCGCCTCGCCGCTGACCTCGCTCAAGCATGCCGGCAGCCCGTGGGAAATCGGCCTGGCGGAAACGCACCAGACCCTGGTGCTGAACGGCCTGCGCTCGCGCGTTGCGCTGCAGGTGGATGGCGGTCTGAAGACCGGGCGCGATGTCGTCATCGGCGCGTTGCTCGGTGCCGACGAGTTCGGCTTCTCGACCGCGCCGCTGATCGCGGCCGGCTGCATCATGATGCGCAAGTGCCATCTCAACACCTGTCCGGTCGGCGTCGCCACCCAGGACCCGGTGCTGCGCAAGCGCTTCAAGGGCACGCCCGAACATGTGGTCAACTACTTCTTCTTCGTTGCCGAAGAGGTGCGCGAAATCCTGGCTTCGCTCGGCGTCGCCTCGTTCGACGAGATCATCGGTGCCTCCGAACTCCTGGAAAAGGACGCGCTGATCTCGCATTGGAAGGCCAATGGGCTCGACTTCACCAACATCTTCTACAAGGTGGAGGCTCCGAAGGAAGCGACCTACTGGACCGAGCGGCAGAAGCACCCGATCGACGATATTCTCGACCGCAGGCTGATCGAGCAGGCCATGCCGGCGCTCGAGCACAAGCAGCCCGTGAAGATCGAGACGGCGATCAAGAACGTCGACCGCTCGGCCGGCGCCATGCTCTCCGGCCAGGTGGCCAAGCGTCACCGCCACAAGGGGCTGAAGGACGACACGATCCATGTGACGCTGACCGGCACGGCCGGCCAGTCCTTCGGTGCCTTCCTGGCGCGCGGCGTGACCTTCGATCTCATCGGCGATGGCAACGACTATGTCGGCAAGGGTCTTTCGGGCGGCCGGATCATCGTGCGTCCGCCGGAGAATTCCCGGATCGTCGCCGCGCAGTCGATCATCGTCGGCAATACGGTGCTCTACGGCGCCATCTCCGGCGAATGCTACTTCAACGGCGTGGCCGGCGAGCGTTTCGCGGTTCGCAACTCCGGCGCCATTGCGGTGGTGGAAGGCGTGGGCGATCATGGCTGCGAATACATGACCGGCGGCGTGGTCGTCGTGCTCGGCCAGACAGGGCGCAACTTCGCGGCCGGCATGTCGGGCGGCGTCGCCTATGTGCTGGACGAGAGCTCGGACTTCCCGCAGCGCTGCAACATGGCCATGGTCGAGCTGCAGCCGGTGCCGGAAGAAGACGACATGCTGGAGAAGCTGCATCACCATGGCGGCGACCTCATGCACAAGGGCATGGTCGACGTTTCCGGCGACATGACGCGGCATGACGAGGAGCGGCTGGTCCAGCTGATCTCCAACCATCTCCACTATACGGGCTCGCCCCGTGCCAAGGAGATCCTCGACAACTGGGCAGAGTTCCGGCCGAAGTTCCGCAAGGTCATGCCGGTCGAATATCGCCGCGCGCTCGAGGACATGGAGCGGATGAAGATGGCGGAGGCAGCGGAGTAA